Proteins encoded by one window of Natronomonas salsuginis:
- a CDS encoding universal stress protein — translation MYDDILVPTDGGEQMGSVIDAAVDIAAQRGATVHALSVIDRGVFLTLDDGLTDAVEEELTANAEGAVRAVTEAAEAAEIEHEAVVRRGRPGEEIVAYADEIGADLIVMGTRGADGHERRMLGSVSQDVITETDCQTLVIPLRTA, via the coding sequence ATGTACGACGACATTCTCGTTCCGACGGACGGCGGCGAACAGATGGGCTCGGTTATCGACGCGGCCGTCGATATCGCAGCACAGCGTGGGGCAACCGTTCACGCGCTTTCGGTCATCGATCGTGGCGTCTTTCTCACGCTCGACGACGGACTGACCGACGCGGTCGAGGAGGAACTCACCGCGAACGCCGAGGGGGCGGTCCGAGCGGTCACCGAGGCCGCGGAAGCCGCCGAAATCGAACACGAAGCGGTCGTTCGTCGCGGCCGCCCCGGCGAGGAGATCGTCGCGTACGCCGACGAGATTGGTGCCGATCTCATCGTGATGGGGACCCGCGGCGCGGACGGTCACGAGCGTCGGATGCTCGGCAGCGTCTCTCAAGACGTGATCACGGAGACGGACTGTCAAACGCTCGTGATCCCGCTTCGCACGGCCTGA
- the ribB gene encoding 3,4-dihydroxy-2-butanone-4-phosphate synthase, whose translation MSQSSKHARAIRGVDATISAFAAGGPVLIHDATDREGEVDLVYPAAPVVPADVARMRNDAGGLVCVALSDAICEAWALPFKQELLDHPAGADHELGYDERSSFSITVNHRDTFTGITDEDRALTISELGAAAGRIAREHVVAGDGASEAIATDAERFAEQFRAPGHVHLLRGAPDLLDDRAGHTELGLALAEAAGVEPAVVVCEMLDDETGGALTPTAARAYADRHGFPYVEGSELIARLG comes from the coding sequence ATGTCTCAGAGCAGTAAACACGCGCGGGCGATCCGCGGCGTCGACGCGACCATCTCGGCGTTCGCCGCCGGCGGTCCAGTCCTGATTCACGACGCGACCGACCGCGAAGGCGAGGTCGACCTCGTCTACCCCGCCGCACCGGTCGTGCCAGCCGACGTCGCACGGATGCGAAATGACGCGGGCGGACTCGTCTGCGTCGCCCTCTCGGATGCGATCTGTGAGGCGTGGGCGCTCCCGTTCAAGCAGGAACTGCTCGATCACCCGGCCGGAGCCGATCATGAGTTGGGCTACGACGAGCGCTCCTCGTTCTCGATCACGGTCAACCACCGCGACACGTTCACGGGCATCACCGACGAGGACCGCGCGCTCACCATCTCCGAACTCGGCGCGGCCGCCGGCCGTATCGCCCGCGAACACGTGGTCGCGGGCGACGGCGCGTCCGAGGCGATCGCCACCGACGCCGAGCGCTTCGCCGAGCAGTTCCGCGCCCCTGGACACGTCCACCTCCTCCGCGGCGCGCCCGATCTCCTCGACGACCGCGCAGGCCACACCGAACTCGGCCTCGCGCTGGCCGAGGCGGCCGGCGTCGAGCCCGCGGTCGTCGTTTGTGAAATGTTGGACGACGAGACGGGCGGTGCGCTCACGCCCACGGCTGCGCGAGCGTACGCCGACCGACATGGCTTCCCGTACGTCGAGGGGAGCGAACTGATCGCTCGGCTCGGGTGA
- a CDS encoding universal stress protein, with amino-acid sequence MYDSILLPTDASAGMDRAIDHAIDIADRYDATLHVLYIVDTDTYSSYSGDEYVHEFEGLESALEQAGEEAIESIVEAANAAGVETTAVVRHGVPHEEILAYADEADIGLTVIGSKDRPGEYRRLLGSVAERVARMTERPVTVVKTPVDG; translated from the coding sequence GTGTACGACAGTATCCTGTTGCCGACGGACGCGAGCGCGGGGATGGACCGGGCGATCGACCACGCTATCGATATCGCCGATCGGTACGACGCCACGCTGCACGTGCTCTACATCGTCGACACCGACACGTACAGCTCCTACTCCGGCGACGAGTACGTCCACGAGTTCGAGGGACTCGAAAGCGCACTCGAACAGGCGGGCGAGGAGGCCATCGAGTCCATCGTCGAGGCGGCCAACGCCGCGGGCGTGGAGACGACCGCTGTCGTCCGACACGGCGTCCCCCACGAGGAGATCCTCGCGTACGCCGACGAAGCCGATATCGGCCTCACGGTCATCGGCTCGAAGGATCGTCCAGGCGAGTACCGCCGCCTCCTCGGTAGCGTCGCCGAGCGCGTCGCTCGGATGACCGAACGACCCGTGACGGTCGTCAAAACCCCGGTCGACGGATAG
- a CDS encoding DUF120 domain-containing protein has protein sequence MAQTTERAGYDELATLKLVALDGALDGRTTVTCSELADRLDASTQTASRRLQRLEDTGYLTRELTGDGQILSLTDEGERALQREYADYRRLFEGDADVTLRGVVTSGMGEGSHYISLPGYMRQFRDRLGYEPFPGTLNVELSDESVRTRARMDALDPIRIDGWADDDRTYGPAFCWPATIQTADGTRYDDAHVIAPERTHHGSDQLEVIAPNKLREALSTDDGDTLQIYVSEQ, from the coding sequence ATGGCACAGACGACGGAACGCGCCGGCTACGACGAGTTGGCGACGCTGAAACTCGTCGCGCTCGACGGCGCGCTCGACGGTCGGACTACGGTCACGTGTTCGGAACTGGCCGACCGGCTCGACGCATCCACCCAGACGGCCTCCCGACGGCTCCAACGGCTCGAAGATACGGGCTATCTGACCCGCGAGCTGACCGGCGACGGCCAGATTCTCTCGCTCACCGACGAGGGCGAACGCGCCCTCCAACGCGAGTACGCCGATTATCGCCGGCTGTTCGAGGGCGACGCGGACGTGACGCTTCGGGGAGTCGTGACGAGCGGCATGGGCGAGGGCAGCCACTACATCTCGCTGCCGGGGTACATGCGGCAGTTCCGCGACCGTCTCGGCTACGAGCCGTTCCCCGGGACGCTGAACGTCGAGCTATCCGACGAGAGCGTTCGAACTCGCGCCCGCATGGACGCCCTCGACCCGATTCGAATCGATGGCTGGGCGGACGACGATCGAACCTACGGCCCCGCCTTCTGTTGGCCGGCGACGATCCAGACGGCCGACGGCACTCGCTACGACGACGCCCACGTCATCGCCCCCGAACGGACCCACCACGGCTCGGACCAACTCGAAGTGATCGCCCCCAACAAGCTCCGCGAAGCGCTCTCGACCGACGACGGCGACACCCTTCAGATCTATGTCTCAGAGCAGTAA
- a CDS encoding FxLYD domain-containing protein, translated as MSSEDTIYCINCGTEMSEGTKFCPECGSTQDQSEIEETNESVSESSGFTSWAPGFKPGSTGRNILVGIAYFVFFYVGIFVLVYGYLKENPESGSTFAWVLGILLILAGFGGLTDGTAQGIIGGIIAVLVGIIVLPIVRNKIGIGSPPPGIKKGNTARRNALISVGYGLGAMVVGGAALPESESSSSPTTENGGGSSSDGGSSSDGGSSSDGGSSSDGGSSDPYPNAYYYDEGTGIVLEDDVSAEADSIGSLYIRGTARNESGQSYSYVQITYSVLDSSGAKIADALDNTSGLDEGQSWRYEALAASADNADSYQIQDITAY; from the coding sequence ATGTCATCAGAGGATACGATTTACTGTATAAATTGTGGGACAGAGATGTCGGAAGGAACAAAATTTTGTCCAGAGTGCGGTTCAACCCAAGACCAAAGTGAAATAGAAGAAACCAATGAGAGTGTTTCGGAAAGTTCAGGATTCACATCTTGGGCGCCAGGATTCAAGCCAGGTAGCACGGGTCGAAATATCTTGGTCGGAATTGCTTATTTTGTCTTTTTCTATGTTGGAATATTTGTGTTAGTATACGGGTATCTGAAGGAAAATCCAGAATCAGGCAGCACGTTTGCTTGGGTGCTGGGTATACTCCTGATTTTAGCAGGATTTGGTGGTTTGACTGACGGAACAGCTCAGGGAATTATTGGAGGAATCATTGCCGTTTTAGTTGGGATAATTGTACTTCCGATAGTAAGAAATAAGATTGGGATTGGAAGCCCACCACCTGGCATCAAAAAAGGAAACACGGCGCGGAGAAATGCTCTGATTAGCGTTGGATACGGACTTGGCGCGATGGTAGTTGGTGGTGCAGCGTTACCCGAGTCCGAATCTTCCAGCTCACCAACTACCGAAAATGGTGGGGGAAGTAGCAGTGATGGGGGAAGTAGCAGTGATGGGGGAAGTAGCAGTGATGGGGGAAGTAGCAGTGATGGGGGAAGTAGTGACCCTTATCCAAATGCGTATTATTATGATGAAGGAACTGGAATTGTGTTGGAGGATGATGTTAGTGCTGAAGCAGACAGTATTGGTTCATTGTACATACGAGGAACAGCACGCAATGAAAGTGGACAAAGCTATAGTTATGTGCAAATAACGTATTCGGTGCTTGACAGCTCTGGCGCAAAGATTGCAGATGCGCTGGATAACACCAGCGGATTGGATGAAGGACAAAGCTGGCGGTATGAGGCGTTAGCAGCATCTGCAGATAACGCCGATTCATACCAGATACAAGATATTACCGCATACTAA
- a CDS encoding PH domain-containing protein, which yields MPHCPNCGEGFSTQQNFCRECGEDVSEIVENSDTSSQKEATDKSGMGRGAYVTDTRIKKVESVLDDDETVHYLTRGSTVDVEGSSAGTSLFGDDRSRKSGTKGYVRAAITDKRVAVKIPQWLGSDERSIPYDSITSVDLDTGLVNKRISLQTPGQTYHIEVHEPGKDECRDAVRFIREKISETKQQQVITQESADPDPTEQLKNIKQLHDEGVLTEKEFEEKKQSLLDKL from the coding sequence ATGCCTCATTGTCCAAACTGCGGCGAGGGATTCTCTACTCAACAGAACTTTTGCCGTGAATGCGGTGAAGATGTGTCTGAGATTGTCGAAAACAGCGATACAAGTAGTCAGAAAGAAGCCACCGATAAAAGTGGGATGGGCCGAGGAGCATACGTAACAGATACCAGAATAAAAAAAGTAGAGTCGGTTTTGGATGATGATGAGACAGTTCATTATCTCACTCGCGGCTCTACAGTAGATGTTGAAGGTTCCTCAGCGGGAACATCCTTGTTTGGTGATGACAGGAGTAGAAAATCTGGAACGAAAGGGTACGTTCGGGCGGCAATAACAGACAAAAGAGTTGCTGTGAAAATACCACAGTGGCTTGGAAGTGATGAACGGTCTATCCCGTATGATAGTATTACAAGCGTTGACTTAGATACCGGATTAGTGAATAAGCGAATAAGTTTACAAACACCTGGGCAGACATATCACATAGAAGTACACGAACCTGGAAAAGACGAATGTAGAGATGCTGTACGGTTCATACGAGAGAAAATATCAGAAACTAAACAGCAACAAGTTATCACACAGGAATCTGCAGACCCAGACCCAACGGAACAGCTAAAGAATATCAAACAGCTACATGACGAAGGCGTACTCACCGAGAAAGAGTTTGAAGAAAAGAAACAATCGCTTCTTGACAAACTTTGA
- the argS gene encoding arginine--tRNA ligase yields the protein MYIALREEVRAALTDALAARGYPTKDLGIEEPPEDVDAVFASSVAFRLASEAGAPPPQVAAELLEELDADAHTYIGQVDAQGPYLNFVPSDAYFEGTLEAAQAGDYGSLDSRETSVVVEHTSANPTGPVHVGRARNPIVGDAVANLLDYAGYDVERHYYVNDAGRQMAVFTWAYETFDESELPEPARDRAEYRMVRYYRKGNEFLENADPDEVEEAEAEIAAILQGLEAGDEATYERVTEVVDTVLGGMRECLGRLPAEFDEFVKETRFMRDGSTDDVVARLKAHDRAVYEEDAWQLTFEEIDKNLVFLRADGTSLYTTRDLAHHEWKFDNYDRAVTVLGEDHKLQARQLRVALEDLGNDADRLDTVIYSYVNLPEGKMSTRAGTGVQLDDLLDEAIDRAREEVETRLDDRLRDDDLDESDVKRIARQVGIGAVRYDIVSKQPAKAITFEWDRALDFEAQSAPYVQYVHARCCGIVDEADGIEPKLDVSALSTAAERDLLGTIARFPGVVESAAEDHEPHRIATYTREIADRFNGFYRECPVITADDEATRAARLALVVAARHAVANALDILGVEAPESM from the coding sequence ATGTACATCGCTCTACGCGAGGAGGTCCGGGCGGCGCTCACCGACGCGCTCGCCGCCCGCGGCTATCCGACCAAGGACCTCGGGATCGAAGAACCGCCCGAGGACGTCGACGCCGTCTTCGCATCCAGCGTCGCCTTCCGACTCGCCTCAGAGGCCGGCGCGCCGCCGCCACAGGTCGCCGCCGAACTGCTCGAGGAACTGGACGCCGATGCGCACACGTACATCGGCCAGGTCGACGCGCAAGGGCCGTATCTCAACTTTGTCCCGAGCGACGCCTACTTCGAGGGGACGCTCGAGGCGGCCCAAGCGGGCGACTACGGCTCGCTCGATTCGCGCGAGACGTCCGTCGTCGTCGAACACACCTCCGCGAACCCGACGGGACCGGTCCACGTCGGGCGGGCGCGCAACCCCATCGTCGGCGACGCCGTCGCAAACCTGCTCGATTACGCCGGATACGATGTCGAGCGCCACTACTACGTCAACGACGCCGGGCGACAGATGGCCGTCTTCACGTGGGCCTACGAGACGTTCGACGAGTCCGAGCTCCCGGAGCCGGCCCGCGATCGCGCGGAGTATCGGATGGTCCGCTACTACCGAAAGGGCAACGAGTTCCTCGAGAACGCCGACCCCGACGAGGTCGAGGAAGCCGAAGCCGAGATCGCGGCGATCCTCCAGGGGCTCGAGGCGGGCGACGAAGCGACCTACGAGCGCGTCACCGAGGTCGTCGACACCGTGTTGGGCGGGATGCGCGAGTGTCTCGGCCGCCTCCCCGCGGAGTTCGACGAGTTCGTCAAGGAGACGCGGTTCATGCGCGACGGCTCGACCGACGACGTGGTCGCCCGGCTGAAAGCGCACGATCGGGCGGTCTACGAGGAGGACGCGTGGCAGCTCACCTTCGAGGAGATCGACAAGAACCTCGTGTTCCTCCGAGCCGACGGCACCTCGCTGTACACGACCCGCGATCTCGCCCACCACGAGTGGAAGTTCGACAACTACGACCGCGCGGTGACGGTCCTCGGCGAGGACCACAAACTGCAGGCCCGACAGCTCCGCGTCGCGCTCGAGGATCTCGGCAACGACGCCGACCGGCTCGACACGGTCATCTACTCGTACGTCAACCTGCCGGAGGGGAAGATGTCGACGCGCGCCGGGACCGGCGTCCAGCTCGACGACCTCCTCGACGAGGCGATCGACCGCGCCCGCGAGGAAGTCGAGACCCGCCTCGACGACCGGCTTAGAGACGACGACCTCGACGAGAGCGACGTCAAGCGGATCGCCAGACAGGTTGGCATCGGTGCAGTGCGCTACGACATCGTCTCGAAGCAGCCCGCGAAGGCGATCACCTTCGAGTGGGATCGCGCGCTCGACTTCGAGGCCCAATCGGCCCCGTACGTCCAGTACGTCCACGCGCGCTGCTGTGGGATCGTCGACGAGGCCGACGGCATCGAGCCGAAACTCGACGTCTCGGCGCTCTCGACGGCCGCCGAGCGCGACCTGCTCGGGACGATCGCCCGTTTCCCCGGCGTCGTCGAGAGCGCGGCCGAGGACCACGAACCGCACCGCATCGCGACCTACACCCGCGAGATCGCCGACCGGTTCAACGGCTTTTACCGCGAGTGTCCGGTCATCACGGCCGACGACGAGGCGACGCGAGCAGCCCGACTGGCGCTCGTGGTCGCCGCCAGACACGCCGTCGCGAACGCGCTCGACATCCTCGGGGTCGAAGCACCTGAGTCGATGTAG
- a CDS encoding SWIM zinc finger family protein: protein MSELAPSEVVELLDADTTVEKRASWEAFEFTLLEGGDVEVVNGSHDEPEEHTYTVHVEGGIPFNCTCPAWEYQDGVCKHMVAVAIREPVLEAVSTEPTVKADGGVTVEKDGVDHSDERPEDCDCLPLMEGLSCWPCYRDGFEEPNPNLGVNEK from the coding sequence ATGTCGGAATTAGCCCCTTCGGAAGTGGTCGAACTACTGGATGCAGATACAACGGTCGAGAAGCGCGCTTCGTGGGAGGCGTTCGAGTTCACACTACTCGAAGGCGGAGATGTCGAAGTCGTGAATGGTTCTCACGACGAACCAGAGGAGCACACCTACACGGTTCACGTTGAGGGTGGTATTCCGTTCAACTGTACCTGTCCTGCGTGGGAGTATCAGGACGGAGTGTGTAAGCATATGGTCGCCGTGGCGATTCGAGAGCCTGTCCTCGAAGCGGTGAGCACCGAGCCGACCGTGAAAGCAGACGGAGGCGTGACGGTCGAAAAAGACGGAGTCGACCACTCCGACGAGCGACCAGAAGACTGCGACTGTCTTCCGTTGATGGAAGGTCTTTCCTGTTGGCCGTGTTACAGGGATGGTTTCGAGGAACCGAATCCCAATTTAGGGGTCAACGAAAAATAA
- the nadE gene encoding NAD(+) synthase — MRDVVSNGTAAFRRDGAELRAECTSFLGTVVEDAGADGVVVELDGGVESSAVATVAVEALGPERVYGLVLPSSKLGSRSAQDAEAIAAALGIETDTVHLQPLLMCFGDTVPEHTDLHGDPIVRAHLVARLRMAITYLAAEARNRLVVGSVTRTEFLLGSTTRHGDRAADLFPLGGLYSTEVEALGDDLELPSFVTETPPLVGQYPGETAKYGIDAPPETVDAVLYGLVEDGWTAERISRELDIDREIVDRIARHRRETARDRREPPMGPVGEAASD; from the coding sequence ATGAGAGATGTGGTGTCGAACGGGACGGCGGCGTTCCGGCGCGACGGTGCCGAGCTACGGGCCGAGTGTACGTCGTTCCTCGGGACGGTCGTCGAGGACGCCGGTGCCGACGGCGTCGTCGTCGAACTCGACGGCGGAGTGGAGTCGAGCGCCGTCGCGACGGTGGCCGTCGAGGCGCTCGGCCCCGAGCGCGTCTACGGGCTCGTCCTCCCGAGCAGCAAACTCGGCTCGCGGAGCGCACAGGACGCCGAAGCGATCGCGGCGGCGCTGGGCATCGAGACGGATACGGTACACCTACAGCCGCTGTTGATGTGTTTCGGCGATACGGTGCCGGAACACACGGATCTTCACGGTGATCCGATCGTCCGTGCCCACCTCGTCGCCCGGCTTCGGATGGCGATAACGTACCTCGCAGCGGAGGCGAGAAATCGCCTCGTCGTCGGCTCAGTGACCCGGACCGAGTTCCTCCTCGGATCGACCACCAGACACGGCGACAGAGCCGCCGATCTGTTCCCGCTCGGCGGGCTCTACAGCACCGAAGTCGAAGCGCTCGGCGACGACCTCGAACTCCCATCCTTCGTGACCGAAACGCCGCCGCTGGTGGGGCAGTATCCGGGAGAGACGGCGAAGTACGGGATCGATGCGCCGCCCGAAACGGTCGACGCGGTCCTGTACGGACTCGTCGAGGACGGCTGGACAGCCGAGCGGATCAGCCGGGAGCTCGACATCGATCGAGAGATCGTCGATCGGATCGCTCGGCACCGTCGGGAGACGGCCCGCGACCGACGCGAGCCGCCGATGGGGCCGGTCGGTGAAGCGGCGAGCGACTAG
- a CDS encoding cation:proton antiporter yields the protein MTNSVPMADILLVVGVTLLVALVFGEAFERAGVPALVGEIAAGLVLGPSVVGLIEYGETFAVFGIIDAVLLLSFRR from the coding sequence GTGACGAATTCGGTGCCGATGGCCGACATACTGCTGGTGGTCGGCGTGACGCTGTTGGTCGCGCTGGTCTTCGGCGAAGCCTTCGAGCGGGCGGGTGTCCCGGCGCTCGTCGGGGAGATCGCGGCGGGACTCGTCCTCGGGCCATCCGTCGTCGGGCTCATCGAGTACGGCGAGACGTTCGCCGTGTTCGGGATCATCGACGCGGTGTTACTCTTATCGTTCCGACGATGA
- a CDS encoding ABC transporter substrate-binding protein, which translates to MPPRVVSLLPSATEIVAALGVEPVATSHECDYPPRVRDAPSVVKSRIDASASSAEIDAQVQESASEGGVYRIDREALAAAAPDVVISQGICEVCAVDTVAVESAIEELGLNCELVTTDPHSVGDILRDIESIGDALGRRERAAELVDELRARIDRVATTAAESPIEPSVAVLDWLDPPMVAGHWVPELVELAGGEYGLADPGDASTPREWVEIRDDDPDILVAAPCGFELDQIAENRSDLTVREGWSSLRAVRMNRAYAMDGHHLTNRPGPRVVETLETLAALLQPEHFDVPEPWMATSLPELG; encoded by the coding sequence GTGCCCCCACGCGTCGTTTCGCTGTTGCCCTCGGCGACCGAGATCGTCGCCGCCCTCGGCGTCGAGCCGGTGGCGACCTCACACGAGTGCGATTACCCGCCGAGGGTCCGAGACGCACCGTCGGTCGTCAAATCACGCATCGACGCGTCGGCATCCAGCGCCGAGATCGACGCGCAGGTCCAAGAATCCGCGTCGGAGGGCGGCGTCTACCGGATCGATCGCGAGGCGCTGGCGGCGGCAGCTCCGGACGTCGTCATCTCCCAGGGGATCTGTGAGGTGTGCGCCGTCGACACGGTCGCCGTCGAATCCGCGATCGAAGAGCTGGGGCTGAACTGCGAACTAGTGACGACGGACCCACACAGCGTCGGGGACATCTTGCGCGACATCGAGTCGATCGGCGACGCGCTCGGGCGACGAGAGCGAGCGGCAGAACTCGTCGATGAGCTTCGGGCACGAATCGACCGGGTCGCCACGACGGCGGCCGAGAGCCCCATCGAGCCGTCGGTCGCCGTCCTCGATTGGCTCGATCCACCCATGGTCGCCGGACACTGGGTGCCCGAGCTGGTCGAGCTCGCGGGCGGGGAGTACGGCCTCGCCGACCCCGGCGACGCCTCGACGCCACGGGAGTGGGTGGAGATCCGCGACGACGATCCGGATATCCTCGTCGCCGCCCCCTGCGGATTCGAACTCGACCAGATCGCCGAGAACCGTTCCGATCTGACGGTGCGGGAGGGCTGGTCGTCGCTCCGCGCGGTTCGGATGAACCGAGCCTACGCGATGGACGGCCACCACCTCACGAATCGCCCGGGGCCGCGCGTCGTCGAGACGCTCGAAACGCTCGCAGCGTTGCTCCAGCCGGAGCACTTCGACGTCCCGGAGCCGTGGATGGCGACGTCGCTCCCCGAGCTCGGATGA
- a CDS encoding desampylase, which translates to MTLELPDDLRREIVDHARSGAPEEVVGVLAGRRGDPSRVDRVYRATNAANCPEVRYEIEPTAELELLERIDGAGFDVVGFYHSHPHGPLEPSDTDARLAAWPDHSYVIVSLAAEPAIGSWRWRGDRFEAEPVRIG; encoded by the coding sequence ATGACGCTCGAACTGCCCGACGACCTTCGGCGCGAGATCGTCGACCACGCCCGCTCCGGCGCGCCCGAGGAGGTCGTCGGCGTCCTCGCTGGACGGCGCGGGGACCCGTCGCGAGTCGACCGGGTATACCGGGCGACGAACGCGGCCAACTGCCCCGAAGTCAGATACGAGATCGAGCCGACGGCGGAGCTGGAACTGCTCGAACGGATCGACGGGGCCGGGTTCGATGTCGTCGGCTTTTATCACTCCCACCCGCACGGCCCGCTCGAACCGAGCGACACGGACGCTCGGCTCGCGGCGTGGCCCGACCACTCGTACGTGATCGTCTCCCTGGCCGCCGAACCGGCGATCGGTAGCTGGCGCTGGCGCGGCGATCGGTTCGAGGCCGAACCGGTTCGGATCGGCTGA
- the twy1 gene encoding 4-demethylwyosine synthase TYW1: MPKQVDDPDYHSENHTAAQTCGWTANALRGEGRCYKNHFYGIQSHRCIQMTPVVKCNERCVFCWRDHAGHAYELGDVEWDDPEAVADASIELQRTLLSGFGGNEKVPERAFEEAMKPRHVAISLDGEPTLYPYLPELIDAFHDRGITTFLVSNGTRPSVLEQCDPTQLYVSVDAADRQTFKDVVKPVEENAWERLIETLDVLAEKDDTRTVLRTTLLSGHNMHHPEWFAAMFDRADADFVELKAYMHVGNSRGRLDRDVMPDHEDVVAFTEAVREFLPTHPFVRDVEASRVALLARDEDTMVPELKGGSDFWRQEPYAES; this comes from the coding sequence ATGCCCAAGCAGGTCGACGACCCCGACTACCACAGCGAAAACCACACCGCCGCCCAGACCTGCGGGTGGACCGCCAACGCGTTGCGCGGCGAGGGTCGCTGTTACAAAAATCATTTCTACGGCATCCAATCGCACCGCTGCATCCAGATGACGCCCGTGGTCAAGTGCAACGAGCGCTGCGTGTTCTGCTGGCGCGACCACGCCGGCCACGCCTACGAGCTCGGGGACGTCGAGTGGGACGATCCCGAGGCCGTCGCAGACGCGTCGATCGAACTCCAGCGGACGCTCTTGTCGGGCTTCGGCGGCAACGAGAAGGTCCCAGAACGGGCCTTCGAGGAGGCGATGAAGCCCCGTCACGTCGCGATCTCGCTGGACGGCGAACCCACGCTGTACCCGTATCTGCCGGAACTCATCGACGCCTTCCACGACCGCGGGATCACGACCTTCCTCGTCTCCAACGGGACCCGTCCCTCGGTCCTCGAACAGTGCGATCCGACCCAGCTGTACGTGAGCGTCGACGCTGCGGATCGACAGACGTTCAAAGACGTCGTCAAACCGGTCGAGGAGAACGCTTGGGAGCGTCTGATCGAGACGCTCGACGTGCTGGCCGAGAAGGACGACACTCGAACGGTGCTTCGGACGACGCTTCTGTCCGGGCACAACATGCACCATCCCGAGTGGTTCGCCGCGATGTTCGACCGCGCCGACGCGGACTTCGTCGAACTGAAGGCGTACATGCACGTCGGGAATTCTCGCGGTCGATTGGACCGCGACGTGATGCCCGACCACGAGGACGTCGTCGCGTTTACCGAGGCCGTCCGGGAGTTCCTCCCGACGCACCCGTTCGTCCGGGACGTCGAGGCCTCCCGCGTCGCCCTCCTCGCCCGCGACGAAGACACGATGGTCCCGGAGCTGAAGGGCGGCAGCGACTTTTGGCGGCAGGAACCGTACGCCGAGTCGTAG
- a CDS encoding GIY-YIG nuclease family protein produces the protein MSKLNSPCLLLSKIEWSEWNSLEIDSFSEVPKEPGLYRVRHRTENRDHLEYIGESGDTRRRIQSLARGAYADEMPYRDPHTAAPCLWAVQDNVGSALDVSYTTPPKAEDDQHRKGIEAALIALHRREANCSPTANFGRIIDGYKQSSYSQSDPAYRGGPLASGEDEPNSASGVQPPDWQNWREPLARDWMHLEWSEPYRLAERLNADPPDTGVYRIWYEGQDSTLAYIGESSNISSRLYNHEQTFGGDALFAYAERSDLDASHKRKEIETDCIGAYYLEVGKAPLAQFGHTENIPP, from the coding sequence ATGAGTAAACTCAATTCACCCTGCTTGCTCCTATCTAAGATAGAATGGTCCGAGTGGAATTCTCTCGAGATAGACTCGTTCTCCGAGGTGCCCAAAGAACCGGGACTGTACCGTGTCCGTCACAGGACTGAGAACCGAGACCATCTCGAATACATCGGTGAGTCTGGCGATACACGAAGGCGCATCCAGAGCCTTGCCAGAGGAGCCTATGCCGATGAGATGCCCTACCGCGACCCACATACTGCGGCTCCGTGCCTGTGGGCAGTTCAAGATAACGTTGGCTCTGCACTCGACGTCTCGTACACCACTCCCCCGAAGGCAGAGGATGACCAACACCGCAAGGGAATAGAGGCGGCTCTCATCGCCCTCCATCGACGGGAGGCAAACTGTAGCCCGACAGCAAACTTCGGTCGCATCATCGACGGCTACAAACAATCCTCCTACAGTCAGAGCGACCCTGCATACAGGGGCGGTCCACTCGCATCGGGCGAGGACGAACCTAATTCTGCGAGTGGTGTCCAGCCACCTGACTGGCAGAACTGGCGTGAACCACTGGCCCGAGATTGGATGCACCTCGAATGGTCCGAACCATATCGACTTGCAGAACGACTCAATGCCGACCCACCCGATACAGGAGTCTATCGCATCTGGTACGAGGGGCAGGATTCGACGTTGGCGTACATTGGAGAATCGAGTAACATCTCTTCACGGCTCTACAACCACGAACAAACCTTCGGGGGCGATGCCCTGTTTGCCTACGCCGAGCGGAGTGACCTCGACGCCTCGCACAAGCGCAAAGAAATCGAGACTGACTGCATCGGAGCGTACTACCTCGAAGTTGGGAAAGCGCCGCTCGCACAGTTTGGGCACACAGAGAACATTCCTCCATAG